In Plasmodium yoelii strain 17X genome assembly, chromosome: 6, one DNA window encodes the following:
- a CDS encoding exported serine/threonine protein kinase gives MERDINKNNINFNVKDINNLSYSNLNKGNFSETRNEFYRNASDIENYNTTKGRNIQFTNVDNSNWNYDNYTLEQNCDMNGSNVNISNENNASNEINANNANTNLSDYAIMNYQKKINEFNNNLIKQNYMGYLDSNGVNSNNVYHKINKMNNENPPFNIISNNTDNNAQHFNAMKYSDYYNSNNCIYNTSMLNTSVSYNAKNYLNNSIPCKNDYLKLNLNSVNNVSNHLNFSNMSNSNNVNSNPFNSNITTSSLNLINYKNSVNSNNMNYTPNMLSLEHTGNINVFKGKNYNLNQFNVINLQESDLSNYSYRNFKNVNLKSNYPTSSCNMISNDIDSSIYICSNNNSNYSNKKQLKIKSINCNDSDVMRKKINSLILSESNACSNDKLGSLADENVNSEQESIKYDNKNHSNITMENKKGKGTKIKNTNLISKNYDNQNKRSKAECDIYDNSRNPIKLNEDTYDKNDYNNAKGKSNINEKKKNKAILKKKKSNIKHITSLPSNHKISKNAEKNRDFVKATSENNSIGAKEQVSSSNKKQIIVNKRNSYVLRKIINIQTAEDKIEDELSCQNNGVKTANKRNYSGNDLIKGAEEKGRLEKNKNTSQENNSNIVKSLSKYDFLMNKNVIIDTVNVGNKRRGNNLQTKYSDEKYNNELSEEHDTTHLIDKKRKFNDINEHKNNSKNGKYNGTIKACDVNENKIKKCHDEKNPEDKKISSNKNETQINTKKEIHEKGITRDKKKNTEKKKTNNEIIKTEGTVLNNKKYKKITIKNDTNFDNKEENKIIFNEHTKENDMEKIKFEDGKETDALNQQKETNSDKNEYLKKYAKQNDHKFYKIKDKEINNIKSVTQNEYNEKKYLDHKIMGEASINEQNGKNKIIIEEKHNTYENNMVVENECGNNNNENKCKKDGQEDGKDKTMMKVSDENKNNAFDELMNKNNEISEEVDYNNECKSKISGKYYLRKRKNEINEKDNNEELINETHELEKEKIYNNNNNNNENYYVDTNQIDKSYKEKLNIKENTKVCNNNSPNYFINHCNKKNLSNSINLNKENKCDISNTEKSTMENETIQNICKVANENKIEEIKTNMTTRNEYINDKGNYKIAKSVIDANNNSSMYGNYDKKDSGKNLVRDLYSYTDGNNNIINNKKNKFWVNLGSISYVDSFVGKGSYGNVRKVLYNVDLNSEYLKFYINKINSSEFSNLVMDCIGLKNMLTCSKEIHKNEIPSNELRNNVKGLNKDLDNYIDSVEKNDLNGFKNNMLKNNKEYNCLCCYRKKYFEMAIKEIDVSRKGNEFQFLREQELLCHFNSNVIKPLSTKVGNLKEKQNYEILMHCANGDLRKLLQNLIYHRKKEYEKRKKINKILKLMHIIFGKKYKCYKNENDKMCIGLCYEKLKKIKIKLNNSVIEIKYPKFDYIYDNIKAYNCGLTESECKFLFFQIVNGISFLQTCYQSNIIRLTDIKLQNILVFTDIYNVYNPMKWHLCISDFGCSAMEYATFYLENSKNYINAYKTLLNQWKYQFKNQLSSYFQGTVYTMAPEGLCYDHMGNFRQSKYNKLIYFYEQNFGNIEERFQELQMPLVSIKNSINNFNILNVNSSSNFHFLEKKDGNYGINNTSNDMDAYKNSSEVCKGETNKNSKKKSSTNKNVKANESVNTNGNNISSKKKGKVEEENNDKKEESDKMNLTENNKINSSPEYLPFDVRSDSWSLGIILADLGKCGIGSYEYMISEKGNGNNNISKGNIIDLNNIILNDLNILDDEENFYLQYIMNYYDILSIQWDNDEIENDQVNKNADRNKKRNNSEMENKRNNNSSNKNDCTNNNYSKKQKNKSLENNNSKEGVPGNNCFVIDNINEPIPNDISFCKDKSNAHNNNCDMKEETNNNKNTLLNNNQIKSTLNFDECNKIKGNNDNSVKSLELFTKYYKSFILKYKDDIKIDKIAYIKNEFVKYYKLYKHMMNENNIERILLLLFLIIINNLTYNYSCETQSFLKIELTIKNIGSGIFKFRNKKEKERYLQEFKANIQKEYMTGNKEYWNSRLTNKYLAVILKDVCYDNFANRKKGIKKCFNKFEYPLNYSDDYWNLLADLLNYMPYERLLACEVIGHDFFSPSNEKIKNIKMPENENDYVDLFDKKEFTDKILKNYIQEKKEKRYICKPFHDETETDTEASDYEECVSLSSPLKYNDQIKIKNSIMKGDEKKCDINLKDSNNIDLIKINNLPSNEKIGSNSSINNTNQNKKAITLLYDTIIRNMKHKCDFCDNITNCLNYKNILKKIAKLENNIFSFQDNNRRNIKNIENMKKHKFFYPSNICNNVYYFLNEISLFNEFANLDIFMNIHLPIEHLCLPLNDEKTIKNKSSVNFFFKPIYFYSFPYKIIHAWYTGPLHIYLKHPNIPDYIKLICLRESNILRRKEIIFWCCEDIILKSILKIKKLLNCSNDFLSTPYVSHLIGKQLIIRKQYLLNAFKTKNIL, from the coding sequence atggaaagagatataaataaaaacaatattaattttaatgtaaaagatataaataacttGTCTTATTCCAATTTGAATAAAGGTAATTTTTCAGAAACACGAAATGAATTTTATCGAAATGCTTCAGATATAGAGAATTATAATACAACAAAAGGTAGAAATATACAGTTTACAAATGTAGATAATTCAAACTggaattatgataattacaCATTAGAACAGAATTGTGATATGAATGGTTCTAATGTCAACATttcaaatgaaaataatgctTCTAACGAAATAAACGCGAATAATGCAAATACAAACTTATCAGACTATGCTATTAtgaattatcaaaaaaaaataaatgaatttaataataatttaataaaacaaaattacaTGGGATATTTAGATTCAAATGGTGTCAACTCTAATAATGTATAccacaaaattaataaaatgaataatgaaaatcccccttttaatataatttcaaATAATACTGATAACAATGCACAGCATTTTAATGCTATGAAATATTCTGACTATTATAATTctaataattgtatatataacacaAGTATGTTAAATACTAGTGTATCATATAAtgcaaaaaattatttaaataattcaattCCATgtaaaaatgattatttaaaACTCAATTTAAACTCAGTGAATAATGTGAGtaatcatttaaatttttcaaatatgtCTAATTCCAATAATGTTAATTCAAATCCATTTAATAGTAACATAACAACATCTagtttaaatttaataaattataaaaactcTGTTAATTcgaataatatgaattatacACCCAATATGCTTAGTTTAGAGCATACTGGAAATATTAACGTAtttaaaggaaaaaattataatttaaatcaatTTAATGTAATAAATCTTCAAGAATCAGATTTGTCTAATTATTCTTAtagaaattttaaaaatgtaaatttaAAATCCAATTATCCTACCTCATCTTGTAATATGATTTCAAATGATATTGATTCGAGTATCTATATTTGTTcgaataataatagtaactattctaataaaaaacaattaaaaattaaatccATTAATTGTAATGATTCTGATGTAATgaggaaaaaaattaattcattaattttatctgAATCCAATGCGTGTTCTAATGATAAACTTGGATCACTAGCCGATGAAAATGTAAACTCAGAACAAGAAAgcataaaatatgataataaaaatcacAGTAATATAAcaatggaaaataaaaagggaaaagggactaaaattaaaaataccaATTTAATAAGTAAGAATTATGATAATCAAAACAAAAGATCCAAGGCTGAATGTGATATATATGACAATAGTAGAAATcctataaaattaaatgaggatacatatgataaaaatgattataacaATGCAAAGGGAAAATccaatataaatgaaaaaaaaaaaaataaagctatcctgaaaaaaaaaaaaagtaatataaaacatataacaAGCTTACCAAGTAATCATAAAATTTCAAAGAATGCAGAAAAAAATAGGGATTTTGTTAAAGCTACAAGCGAAAACAATTCCATAGGTGCTAAAGAACAGGTATCAAgtagtaataaaaaacaaataattgtaaataaaagaaatagcTACgttttaagaaaaataattaatatccAAACTGCGGAAGATAAAATTGAAGATGAATTGTCTTGTCAAAATAATGGTGTGAAAACTGCAAACAAAAGGAATTATTCTGGTAATGATTTAATCAAAGGGGCTGAAGAAAAAGGGCgtttggaaaaaaataaaaatacatcacaagaaaataatagtaaCATCGTGAAATCCTTGTCAAAATATGATTTTCTTATGAATAAAAACGTGATTATAGATACTGTTAATGTAGGAAACAAAAGGAGAGGAAATAATCTACAAACTAAGTATTCTgacgaaaaatataataatgaattatcAGAAGAACATGATACTACTCATttaattgataaaaaaaggaaatttaATGACATTAATGAACATAAAAACAACTCCAAAAACGGAAAGTATAATGGGACTATAAAAGCATGTGATGTAaacgaaaataaaataaaaaaatgtcacgatgaaaaaaatccagaagataaaaaaatttctAGCAATAAAAATGAGACTCAAATAAATACCAAAAAAGAAATACATGAAAAAGGAATCACAcgagataaaaaaaaaaatacagaaaaaaaaaaaacaaataatgaaataataaaaacagaGGGAACCGttttgaataataaaaaatataagaaaataacaataaaaaatgatacaaattttgataataaggaagaaaataaaataatttttaatgaacacacaaaagaaaatgatatggaaaaaataaaatttgaaGATGGAAAAGAAACAGATGCTTTAAATCAACAGAAAGAAACAAATtctgataaaaatgaatatcttaaaaaatatgcaaaacaAAATgatcataaattttataaaataaaagacaaagaaataaataatataaaaagtgttacacaaaatgaatataatgaaaaaaaatacttgGATCATAAAATTATGGGGGAAGCATCGATAAATGAGCAGAatggaaaaaacaaaataataattgaaGAAAAGCATAATACCTACGAAAATAATATGGTAGTAGAAAATGAGtgtggaaataataataatgaaaataaatgtaaaaagGATGGCCAAGAAGATGGTAAGGATAAAACGATGATGAAAGTTTCTGatgaaaacaaaaataatgcaTTCGATGAATTAATGAATaagaataatgaaataaGTGAAGAAgttgattataataatgaatgtAAAAGTAAAATTAGTGGAAAATATTATCTAAGAAAAcgtaaaaatgaaataaatgaaaaagataataatgaaGAGTTAATAAATGAAACCCATGAGTTagagaaagaaaaaatatataataataataataataataatgaaaattattatgtagaCACAAATCAAATAGATAAGTCATacaaagaaaaattaaacatCAAAGAAAATACTaaagtatgtaataataattcacCAAATTACTTTATTAATCAttgcaataaaaaaaatctaaGCAATAGCATAAATTTAAACAAAGAAAACAAATGTGATATAAGTAATACTGAAAAATCTACAATGGAGAATGAAACCATACAAAATATTTGTAAAGTAGCTAATGAAAACAAAatagaagaaataaaaactaATATGACCACAAGAAATGAgtatataaatgataaaggGAATTATAAAATCGCAAAATCTGTGATTgatgcaaataataatagtagtatGTATGGGAATTACGACAAAAAAGATAGTGGTAAAAATTTAGTAAGAGATTTATATTCTTACACtgatggaaataataatataataaataataaaaaaaacaaattttggGTGAACCTTGGTTCTATTAGTTATGTAGACAGCTTTGTTGGAAAGGGATCCTATGGAAATGTCAGaaaagttttatataatgttGATTTAAATAGTGagtatttaaaattttatatcaataaaataaatagttcTGAATTTTCTAACCTTGTAATGGACTGTATAGGtttgaaaaatatgttaaCATGTAGCAAGGAAATACATAAAAACGAAATACCCTCCAATGAATTACGTAATAATGTAAAAGGGCTAAATAAAGATCTGGATAATTATATAGATAGTGTTGAAAAAAACGATTTAAACggttttaaaaacaatatgctaaaaaataataaagaatataattGTCTTTGTTGTtatcgaaaaaaatattttgaaatggCCATTAAAGAAATTGATGTTAGTAGAAAAGGCAATGAATTTCAATTTTTAAGAGAACAAGAATTATTATGCCATTTTAATAGTAATGTTATAAAACCTTTAAGTACAAAAGTTGgaaatttaaaagaaaagcaaaattatgaaatattAATGCATTGTGCTAATGGAGATCTAAGaaaattattacaaaatttaatatatcataggaaaaaagaatatgaaaaaagaaaaaaaattaataaaattttaaaactaATGCACATTatatttggaaaaaaatacaaatgttacaaaaatgaaaatgataaaatgtgTATAGGCCTATGctatgaaaaattaaaaaaaattaaaattaagtTAAATAATAGTGTcattgaaataaaatatcctAAATTTgattatatttatgataatataaaagcaTATAATTGTGGTTTAACTGAATCAGAAtgcaaatttttattttttcaaatagtAAATGGCATTAGTTTTTTGCAGACATGTTATCAATCAAATATCATACGTTTAACTGatataaaattacaaaacATTTTAGTTTTTacagatatatataatgtttatAATCCTATGAAATGGCATTTGTGTATATCTGATTTTGGTTGTTCTGCAATGGAATATGCTACTTTTTATTTAGAAAATTCgaaaaattacataaatgCATATAAAACATTGTTAAATCAATGGAAGTATCAATTTAAAAATCAGTTATCTTCTTACTTTCAAGGAACTGTTTACACTATGGCACCTGAAGGTTTATGTTATGATCATATGGGTAATTTTAGACAATCGAAATATAATAagttgatttatttttatgaacaaaattttGGGAATATTGAAGAAAGATTTCAAGAGTTACAAATGCCATTGGTTTCTATTAAAAACTcgataaataattttaacattttaaacGTAAATTCATCAtctaattttcattttttggaAAAGAAAGACGGTAATTACGGAATTAATAACACATCTAATGACATGGATgcttataaaaatagtagtGAAGTATGTAAAGGggaaacaaataaaaattcaaaaaaaaaaagtagtaCTAACAAAAATGTGAAAGCTAATGAAAGTGTAAATACTAATGGGAATAATATAAGTTCAAAAAAGAAGGGAAAAGTAGAAGaggaaaataatgataaaaaagaggaaagtgataaaatgaatttgaccgaaaataacaaaattaatagttCTCCAGAATATCTACCTTTCGATGTCAGAAGTGATAGCTGGTCATTAGGGATCATATTAGCAGATTTAGGAAAGTGTGGAATTGGTTCTTATGAATATATGATTTCAGAAAAAggaaatggaaataataatatatctaaAGGGAACATTAtcgatttaaataatataatattaaatgatttaaatattttagatgatgaagaaaatttttatttacaatatataatgaattattatgatatttTAAGTATACAATGGGATAATGATGAAATTGAAAACGATCAAGTTAACAAAAATGCAGATCGAAATAAAAAACGAAACAATTCagaaatggaaaataaaagaaataataatagtagtaataaAAACGATTGtactaataataattattcaaaaaaacaaaaaaataaaagcttGGAAAATAATAACAGTAAAGAAGGTGTTCCAGGAAATAACTGTTTTGTTATCGATAATATCAACGAACCAATACCAAATGACATTTCATTTTGTAAAGACAAATCGAATGCTCACAATAATAATTGTGATATGAAGGAAGAAACTAACAACAATAAAAATACGCTTTTAAATAACAACCAAATTAAAAGCACATTAAATTTTGATGAATGTAATAAAATCAAAggaaataatgataatagcGTGAAATCCTTAGaattatttacaaaatattataaatcttttattttaaaatataaagacgatataaaaattgataaaattgcatatataaaaaatgaatttgtaaagtattataaattatataagcACATGatgaatgaaaataatattgagagaatattattattgctatttttaataatcattaataatttaaCTTATAATTATAGTTGTGAAACACAATCATTTTTGAAAATTGAATTAaccattaaaaatattggtTCAGGGATATTTAAATtcagaaataaaaaagaaaaagaaagatATTTACAAGAATTCAAAGcaaatatacaaaaagagTACATGACTGGAAACAAAGAATATTGGAATAGTagattaacaaataaatatttagctgttattttaaaagatgtttgttatgataattttgcaaatagaaaaaaaggtattaaaaaatgttttaataaGTTTGAATATCCATTAAATTATAGTGATGATTATTGGAATTTGTTAGCAGatcttttaaattatatgccATATGAAAGATTATTAGCCTGTGAAGTTATTGGACatgattttttttcaccatcaaatgaaaaaataaaaaacatcaAAATGccagaaaatgaaaatgattatgttgatttatttgataaaaaagaatTCACTGATAAAAttctaaaaaattatatacaagAAAAGAAGGAAAAAAGGTATATTTGTAAACCTTTTCATGACGAAACAGAGACAGACACTGAAGCTTCTGATTATGAAGAATGTGTATCATTATCATCTCCTTTGAAATATAatgatcaaataaaaattaaaaatagtatTATGAAAGgcgatgaaaaaaaatgcgATATAAACTTAAAGGATAGTAATAACATtgatttaattaaaataaataatttaccatcaaatgaaaaaattggTAGCAACAGCAGCATCAACAATACCAATCAAAACAAAAAAGccataactttattatatgatACTATCATTCGAAATATGAAACACAAATGTGACTTTTGTGATAATATAACCAattgtttaaattataaaaacattttaaaaaaaattgcgAAATTAGAAAATAACATTTTCAGTTTTCAAGATAATAACagaagaaatataaaaaatattgaaaatatgaaaaaacataaatttttttatccaaGTAATATCTGTAACAATGTgtactattttttaaatgaaatatcattatttaatgaGTTCGCaaatttagatatatttatgaacATACATTTACCCATTGAACATTTATGTTTACCGTTGaatgatgaaaaaacaattaaaaataaatctagtgttaacttttttttcaagccaatttatttttattcttttccatataaaattatacacGCATGGTATACAGGCCCGTtacacatttatttaaaacaCCCCAATATACCCGATTATATTAAGCTTATTTGTTTAAGAGAAtcaaatattttaagaagaaaagaaataatattttgGTGCTGCGaagatattatattaaaaagtatactaaaaattaaaaaacttTTAAATTGTTCCAATGATTTTTTATCTACGCCATATGTGTCACATTTGATAGGGAAGCAACTGATAATAAGGAAGCAATATCTTTTGAACgcatttaaaacaaaaaatatccTATAA